The Streptococcus viridans genome includes a window with the following:
- a CDS encoding YdbC family protein gives MADFSFEIEEQLLVLSENEKGWTKELNRVSFNGAPAKYDIRTWSPDHTKMGKGITLSNEEFQVLLDAFKQ, from the coding sequence ATGGCAGATTTTAGTTTTGAAATTGAAGAACAACTCTTGGTCTTATCTGAAAATGAAAAAGGATGGACTAAAGAGTTAAACCGGGTTAGCTTTAATGGAGCGCCTGCCAAGTATGATATCCGAACTTGGAGCCCAGACCATACGAAGATGGGCAAGGGAATCACTTTGAGCAACGAAGAATTCCAAGTTCTGCTAGATGCGTTTAAACAGTAG
- a CDS encoding peptidase U32 family protein, whose amino-acid sequence MTKQLKRPEVLSPAGTLEKLKVAVRYGADAVFIGGQAYGLRSRAGNFTFEQMEEGVQFAAKYGAKVYVAANMVMHEGNEVGAGEWFRRLRDIGIAAVIVSDPALITIAATEAPGLEIHLSTQASATNYETLEFWKDLGLTRVVLAREVSMEELAEIRKRTDVEIEAFVHGAMCISYSGRCTLSNHMSMRDANRGGCSQSCRWKYDLYDMPFGQERKSLKGEIPEEFSMSAVDMSMIDHIPDMIENGVDSLKIEGRMKSIHYVSTVTNCYKAAVDAYLESPEKFEAIKQDLIDEMWKVAQRELATGFYYGTPSENEQLFGARRKIPEYKFVGEVVSYDAEQQIATIRQRNVINEGDQVEFYGPGFRHFETVIEDLHDAKGNKIDRAPNPMELLTIHMPTPVEPGDMIRALKEGLINLYKEDGTSQTVRA is encoded by the coding sequence ATGACAAAACAATTGAAACGTCCTGAGGTTCTATCACCTGCAGGAACACTTGAAAAACTAAAGGTCGCTGTTCGCTATGGTGCGGATGCCGTCTTTATTGGTGGACAGGCTTATGGGCTTCGTAGCCGTGCAGGAAACTTCACCTTTGAGCAAATGGAAGAAGGAGTCCAATTTGCAGCCAAGTATGGTGCCAAGGTCTATGTTGCGGCCAATATGGTCATGCATGAAGGAAATGAAGTTGGAGCCGGTGAATGGTTCCGTCGCTTGCGAGATATCGGGATCGCTGCCGTTATCGTTTCAGACCCTGCTTTGATTACTATCGCAGCGACAGAAGCTCCTGGTTTGGAAATTCACCTTTCTACACAAGCCAGTGCCACCAACTATGAAACCCTGGAATTTTGGAAAGACTTGGGCTTGACACGGGTTGTTTTGGCTCGGGAAGTTTCAATGGAAGAACTAGCGGAGATTCGTAAGCGGACGGATGTTGAAATTGAAGCCTTTGTTCACGGAGCCATGTGTATTTCCTACTCTGGTCGTTGTACCTTGTCCAATCATATGAGTATGCGGGATGCCAATCGTGGTGGTTGTTCTCAGTCTTGTCGTTGGAAGTATGATCTTTACGATATGCCATTTGGACAAGAACGTAAGAGCCTCAAGGGAGAAATCCCTGAAGAATTCTCAATGTCAGCAGTTGATATGTCTATGATTGACCATATTCCGGATATGATTGAAAATGGAGTAGACAGTCTCAAGATTGAAGGTCGCATGAAGTCCATCCACTATGTCTCTACCGTAACGAACTGCTACAAGGCAGCTGTTGATGCTTATTTGGAAAGTCCTGAGAAGTTCGAAGCCATTAAGCAAGACTTGATTGATGAAATGTGGAAAGTGGCCCAACGTGAGTTGGCTACAGGTTTCTACTACGGAACACCATCTGAAAACGAGCAACTGTTCGGAGCTCGTCGGAAGATTCCAGAATACAAGTTTGTTGGAGAAGTGGTTTCCTATGATGCAGAGCAACAAATTGCGACCATTCGTCAACGGAATGTCATCAACGAAGGGGACCAAGTAGAATTTTACGGACCTGGATTCCGTCATTTTGAAACAGTCATTGAAGATTTGCATGATGCTAAGGGCAATAAGATTGATCGGGCACCAAATCCGATGGAGTTATTGACCATTCATATGCCTACACCAGTTGAACCAGGTGATATGATCCGTGCTCTCAAAGAAGGCTTGATCAATCTCTATAAAGAAGATGGAACCAGCCAAACAGTTCGTGCCTAA
- a CDS encoding peptidase U32 family protein, with product MKKIIITATAESIEQVQALLEAGVDRIYVGEKEFGLRLPHTFSYDELSRISDLVHAAGKEMTVAVNALMHQDMMDRIKPFLDFLASINVDYITVGDAGVFYVLKRDGYNFKTIYDASTMVTSSRQINFWGQKAGASEAVLAREIPSAELFKMPEILEIPAEVLVYGASVIHHSKRPLLQNYYNFTHIDDEKTRERDLFLAEPGDPESHYSIFEDKHGTHIFANNDLDLMTKLSELVEHGFTHWKLEGIYTPGQNFVEIAKCFVKARELLEAGTFTSDQAFLLDEQIHQLHPKNRFLDTGFYDYDPDMVK from the coding sequence ATGAAAAAGATAATTATTACAGCTACAGCTGAAAGTATTGAACAGGTTCAAGCACTTCTAGAAGCAGGTGTGGACCGTATTTATGTCGGAGAAAAGGAATTTGGATTACGACTTCCTCACACTTTCTCGTATGACGAATTAAGTCGAATTTCTGACCTAGTCCATGCGGCAGGAAAGGAAATGACAGTGGCTGTCAATGCCTTGATGCATCAGGATATGATGGATCGTATCAAACCATTTTTAGATTTTCTTGCTTCGATTAACGTCGATTATATCACGGTAGGAGATGCAGGCGTCTTTTATGTATTGAAGCGGGATGGTTACAACTTTAAAACCATTTATGATGCTTCAACCATGGTGACAAGTAGCCGACAGATCAATTTCTGGGGACAAAAGGCTGGTGCTTCAGAAGCTGTTCTTGCTCGAGAAATCCCATCTGCGGAGCTTTTCAAGATGCCAGAAATCTTAGAGATTCCTGCTGAAGTATTAGTTTATGGGGCAAGTGTGATTCACCATTCAAAACGTCCCCTTCTGCAAAATTATTATAATTTTACTCACATAGATGACGAAAAGACGAGAGAACGCGATCTCTTTTTGGCAGAACCAGGCGATCCAGAAAGCCATTATTCTATCTTTGAGGACAAGCATGGAACTCATATTTTTGCCAATAATGACCTGGATTTGATGACCAAACTCTCTGAGTTAGTCGAGCATGGTTTCACCCACTGGAAGTTAGAGGGGATTTATACTCCTGGTCAAAACTTTGTGGAAATTGCCAAGTGTTTTGTGAAAGCACGTGAGCTTCTAGAAGCTGGGACTTTCACATCTGATCAAGCCTTCCTATTGGATGAACAGATTCACCAATTGCATCCCAAGAATCGTTTCCTTGACACTGGATTTTATGACTACGATCCAGACATGGTTAAATAA
- a CDS encoding DUF3270 family protein, which translates to MPARKLRVVEEYDYVEVPLQQENTTTNYDFNLDTEPAPQLSELLFFLNIAVFCVLTVLFSFVFLSMKMNTFFAFASAIACSLGSIQAFRIFQLKRKKD; encoded by the coding sequence ATGCCCGCAAGAAAACTTAGAGTTGTTGAAGAATACGACTATGTCGAAGTCCCTCTTCAACAAGAGAATACAACAACTAATTATGATTTTAACCTCGATACTGAACCAGCTCCTCAATTAAGTGAGCTACTATTTTTCCTTAATATTGCTGTGTTTTGTGTCTTAACTGTTTTATTTAGTTTCGTCTTTTTATCAATGAAGATGAATACCTTCTTTGCTTTTGCCTCAGCAATTGCTTGTAGTTTGGGAAGTATCCAAGCTTTCCGTATTTTCCAGCTAAAACGGAAAAAGGACTAA
- a CDS encoding YtxH domain-containing protein: protein MGRLSSLLIGTITGASAAYFLTTKRGKEWTGKVKGFVKEYQENPQEVHDSVKQSAIELSKQASDAIQQTKEKVESGEINKDTVIETVKDKTQDVVEFSQDAIQTIKEKIQQKSGNQATPFQPKQEKESEEIVLELEEETALPEVEEEIKETAVEE, encoded by the coding sequence ATGGGACGTTTATCATCATTATTAATTGGAACGATCACAGGCGCATCTGCCGCCTATTTCCTGACAACAAAAAGAGGGAAAGAATGGACTGGTAAAGTTAAAGGTTTTGTGAAAGAATATCAAGAGAATCCACAAGAAGTTCATGATTCGGTGAAACAATCCGCAATAGAACTATCTAAGCAAGCGTCAGACGCTATTCAGCAGACTAAGGAAAAAGTTGAAAGTGGAGAAATTAACAAAGATACTGTCATCGAAACGGTTAAAGATAAGACACAGGATGTAGTAGAATTTTCACAAGATGCCATCCAAACGATTAAGGAAAAAATTCAGCAAAAGAGTGGCAATCAAGCAACTCCTTTCCAGCCTAAACAGGAGAAGGAAAGTGAAGAGATTGTCCTGGAATTAGAAGAAGAAACAGCTCTTCCAGAAGTCGAAGAAGAAATCAAAGAAACAGCTGTAGAAGAATAA
- a CDS encoding DUF948 domain-containing protein, with amino-acid sequence MFIEIAYGLLGLALVVLVIYLIILFSKIGKVVDETQVTIKTLTSDVNVTLHQTNELLAKVNVLTEDLNQKVATIDPLFTAVADLSVSVSDLNDQARQISKKAVVVGGKTVKTSVGLKAARMAMKLFK; translated from the coding sequence ATGTTTATTGAAATTGCATATGGGCTTTTAGGCTTAGCTTTAGTAGTTTTGGTCATCTACTTGATTATCTTGTTTTCAAAGATTGGAAAGGTTGTAGACGAAACTCAGGTAACGATTAAGACCCTAACATCAGATGTAAATGTAACCCTACACCAAACCAATGAGTTGTTAGCGAAAGTGAATGTCTTGACAGAAGATTTGAATCAAAAAGTTGCAACCATCGATCCACTCTTTACTGCAGTGGCAGATTTGTCTGTATCTGTTTCGGATCTGAATGATCAAGCACGTCAGATTAGCAAAAAAGCTGTCGTAGTTGGTGGAAAAACCGTCAAAACATCTGTCGGATTAAAAGCAGCTCGCATGGCTATGAAATTATTTAAATAA